One region of Betaproteobacteria bacterium genomic DNA includes:
- a CDS encoding CbbQ/NirQ/NorQ/GpvN family protein encodes MNELPFYEPTGNEISLFEHAFQQRLPLLIKGPTGCGKTRFVSHMAARLKLPLYTVACHDDLTAADLVGRHLISDKGTYWSDGPLTRAVREGGICYLDEIVEARKDTTVVLHPLADDRRILPIDRTGEILEAPANFMLVVSYNPGYQNLLKGLKPSTRQRFVSMRFDFPGAEREISILIGETGCDADLAKRLVGIAKAFRALKDRDLEEVASTRLLVYAATLIKSGFDVSAACRAALVESLTDDEETVEALMEIVNATFGR; translated from the coding sequence ATGAACGAACTGCCTTTCTACGAACCCACCGGCAACGAAATTTCACTTTTCGAGCATGCTTTTCAGCAGCGCCTGCCGCTGCTGATCAAAGGCCCGACCGGCTGCGGCAAAACGCGCTTTGTCTCACACATGGCGGCGCGACTGAAGCTGCCGCTCTACACCGTCGCCTGCCATGATGACCTGACCGCCGCCGACCTCGTCGGCCGCCACCTGATTTCCGACAAGGGCACCTACTGGTCCGACGGCCCGCTGACCCGCGCCGTGCGCGAAGGCGGCATTTGCTACCTCGATGAGATCGTCGAGGCGCGCAAGGACACCACTGTTGTGCTGCACCCGCTGGCCGATGACCGCCGCATCCTGCCCATTGATCGCACCGGCGAAATTCTCGAAGCGCCGGCCAATTTCATGCTGGTTGTTTCCTACAACCCCGGTTATCAGAACCTGCTCAAGGGCCTCAAGCCCTCGACCCGCCAGCGTTTCGTCTCCATGCGCTTCGACTTCCCCGGCGCCGAGCGCGAAATTTCGATCCTGATCGGCGAGACTGGCTGTGACGCCGATCTGGCCAAGCGTCTGGTCGGCATTGCCAAGGCTTTCCGCGCCCTCAAGGACCGCGATCTGGAAGAAGTGGCCAGCACCCGTCTGCTGGTCTATGCCGCGACGCTGATCAAGTCCGGCTTCGATGTCTCGGCCGCCTGTCGGGCCGCATTGGTCGAAAGCCTGACCGACGACGAAGAGACGGTCGAAGCGCTGATGGAAATCGTCAATGCCACTTTCGGACGATGA
- a CDS encoding GNAT family N-acetyltransferase, whose translation MPDVTISTCDSAAAIPREAWDRLCPSGHPFLNADFLAIIERHGAAGPDWGWVARHLVARDDTGLVVGILPLYVRFNSHGDFIHDWSWASAYQQLGRKYYPKLLSGLPHTPAAGPRLLVADGPHAAAVRGGLIDGAISLAGEYEASSWHVAFPHEDDLATLRAAGMLISHNVQFQWLDSGCGDFDGYLATFAAEKRRKVRAERRKVAASGLSIAVCHGNEIDPAEWPALHALYAATFDKFNNHAVFTAACFADLAQALGRRMVVFIARDGGQPVAVSLCFRSDEALYGRYWGCNGHYHSLHFELCFYQGIAYCLREGLQRFEPGAGGEHKIARGFTPTMVHSAHWIADPAMRKLIGRHLELQGDAVATYRDQAADHLPFRCET comes from the coding sequence ATGCCTGACGTCACCATCTCTACCTGCGATTCCGCCGCCGCGATCCCGCGCGAGGCATGGGATCGCCTTTGTCCGTCCGGGCATCCGTTTCTCAATGCCGATTTTCTGGCGATCATTGAGCGCCATGGCGCGGCGGGGCCGGACTGGGGCTGGGTAGCGCGGCATCTGGTGGCGCGTGACGATACTGGCCTGGTGGTCGGCATCCTGCCGCTTTACGTCCGCTTCAATTCTCACGGTGACTTCATTCATGACTGGTCGTGGGCCTCGGCCTACCAGCAGCTGGGGCGCAAGTATTACCCGAAATTGCTGAGTGGTTTGCCGCACACGCCGGCGGCCGGGCCGCGCCTGCTGGTGGCCGATGGGCCGCACGCCGCGGCGGTGCGCGGTGGGTTGATCGATGGCGCCATTTCACTGGCTGGCGAGTACGAGGCCTCGTCCTGGCATGTGGCTTTTCCGCATGAGGATGACCTGGCCACGCTGCGTGCAGCCGGGATGCTGATCAGCCACAACGTCCAGTTTCAGTGGCTCGATAGCGGCTGCGGCGATTTCGATGGTTATCTGGCGACCTTTGCCGCCGAGAAGCGGCGCAAGGTGCGGGCAGAACGGCGCAAGGTTGCGGCAAGCGGCCTGAGCATCGCGGTCTGCCACGGGAACGAAATCGATCCCGCCGAGTGGCCGGCGCTGCATGCGCTTTATGCGGCGACCTTCGACAAGTTCAACAACCATGCTGTGTTCACGGCCGCCTGTTTTGCCGATCTGGCGCAGGCACTGGGCCGACGAATGGTGGTTTTCATTGCCCGTGATGGCGGCCAGCCGGTGGCGGTATCGCTTTGTTTTCGCAGCGATGAGGCGCTCTATGGCCGTTATTGGGGCTGCAACGGCCATTATCACAGCCTGCATTTCGAGCTTTGTTTCTATCAGGGCATCGCCTATTGCCTGCGCGAAGGCCTGCAGCGCTTCGAGCCGGGGGCTGGCGGCGAGCACAAGATCGCGCGCGGCTTTACGCCGACCATGGTGCATTCGGCGCACTGGATCGCCGACCCGGCCATGCGCAAGCTGATCGGCCGGCATCTGGAATTGCAGGGCGATGCGGTGGCTACTTATCGGGATCAGGCGGCGGATCATTTGCCGTTTCGGTGCGAGACTTAG
- a CDS encoding class I SAM-dependent methyltransferase encodes MAMSPEQSELAQIAELTLAYYNQRAEEFRAGTRDHDVSQNINALLRHLVGQPPFTILDFGCGPGRDLATFTRLGHRAIGLDGAESFAHMARTDAGCEVWHQDFLRLELPASHFDGIFANASLFHIPSRELPRILRQLHATLKPGGVLFCSNPHGPNVEGWNGGRYGAYHDLETWRCRLTEAGFVELEHYYRPTGMPREQQPWLASVWRKAA; translated from the coding sequence ATGGCAATGAGCCCCGAGCAATCCGAGCTGGCGCAGATCGCCGAACTGACGCTGGCCTACTACAACCAGCGCGCCGAAGAGTTTCGCGCCGGCACGCGCGACCACGATGTCAGCCAGAACATCAACGCGCTGTTGCGCCACCTTGTCGGCCAGCCACCTTTCACCATTCTGGATTTCGGCTGCGGGCCGGGGCGCGACCTTGCCACCTTCACCCGACTCGGCCACCGCGCCATCGGCCTCGACGGCGCCGAATCCTTCGCCCACATGGCGCGCACCGATGCCGGCTGCGAAGTCTGGCATCAGGATTTTCTCAGGCTCGAACTGCCCGCCAGCCACTTCGACGGCATCTTCGCCAACGCCTCGCTGTTCCACATCCCCAGCCGAGAACTGCCCCGCATCCTGCGCCAACTCCATGCCACGCTAAAACCCGGCGGCGTCCTCTTCTGCTCCAACCCCCACGGCCCCAACGTCGAAGGCTGGAACGGCGGCCGCTATGGCGCCTATCACGATCTTGAAACCTGGCGCTGTCGGCTGACTGAAGCCGGTTTCGTCGAACTTGAGCACTACTACCGGCCGACAGGCATGCCGCGCGAACAGCAGCCCTGGCTGGCCAGTGTTTGGCGGAAAGCGGCGTGA
- a CDS encoding 4Fe-4S binding protein: MKIERLQRYRLFAQIGFFTLFTVTPIFDLFRYDLTERHAYFLTYPWHLGIDELIAGTGDSGTAVVNIILYLFLPVLGTGALIIGVAWKWGRLYCGWLCPHFSVVETINRLMLIASGKHSVWDKKQTPPWEPDGTPAKRDKRYWLLVVPSAIGFAFAWAVVGLTYLMPPFQVYHGLLTFTLYPKEVIFLIAATTVLSLEFLFARHLFCRYGCAIGIFQSFAWIVNKKAMVVGFDRKRLTDCAHCLHGANSACDAVCPMRLKPRNVKRWMFACTQCGQCISACNTVNRDNPNGQLLRWVSNDDARRNEAGFSALSNTDEDAGGKIEQPNSQ, translated from the coding sequence GTGAAAATTGAAAGATTGCAGCGCTATCGTTTGTTCGCGCAGATCGGCTTCTTTACGCTGTTCACCGTCACACCGATATTTGACCTCTTTCGCTACGACCTCACCGAGCGGCATGCCTATTTCCTGACTTACCCGTGGCATCTTGGCATCGATGAACTGATCGCCGGCACTGGCGATTCAGGCACCGCAGTGGTCAATATCATTTTGTACCTGTTTTTACCGGTGCTGGGCACCGGGGCGCTGATCATCGGCGTAGCCTGGAAATGGGGCCGCCTGTATTGCGGCTGGCTCTGCCCGCATTTTTCGGTGGTCGAAACAATCAACCGGCTGATGTTGATTGCCAGCGGCAAGCATTCCGTCTGGGACAAGAAACAAACCCCGCCCTGGGAGCCGGATGGCACGCCGGCCAAGCGCGACAAGCGTTACTGGCTGCTCGTCGTCCCTTCTGCGATTGGCTTTGCCTTCGCCTGGGCGGTGGTCGGGCTGACTTATCTGATGCCGCCGTTTCAGGTTTATCATGGTCTGCTAACCTTCACGCTCTACCCCAAGGAAGTCATTTTCCTGATTGCCGCCACCACGGTTCTGAGTCTCGAATTTCTCTTTGCCCGTCACCTATTCTGCCGCTATGGCTGCGCCATCGGCATCTTCCAGAGCTTCGCCTGGATCGTGAACAAAAAGGCCATGGTCGTCGGCTTCGACCGCAAGCGTCTGACCGACTGCGCCCATTGCCTTCACGGTGCCAACAGCGCCTGCGACGCGGTCTGCCCGATGCGCCTGAAACCGCGCAACGTCAAACGCTGGATGTTCGCCTGCACCCAATGTGGCCAGTGCATTTCAGCCTGCAACACCGTCAACCGCGACAACCCGAACGGGCAGTTGCTGCGCTGGGTGAGCAACGACGACGCCCGGCGCAATGAAGCCGGTTTTTCGGCCTTATCAAATACTGACGAAGACGCCGGAGGGAAAATTGAGCAACCTAATTCGCAATGA
- a CDS encoding cytochrome c — MSGAFTKSMARNIFYGGTVFFFLLFLALSFDTLSTLPKRDMRANMTPQIAEGKKLWETHNCIGCHTLLGEGAYFAPELGNVIVRYGDEGVKAFIQSRPKEGIPGRRSMPQFNFTDEQLNAIVAFLKHVNSVNTNNWPPNSQG; from the coding sequence ATGAGTGGCGCTTTCACCAAATCGATGGCGCGGAACATTTTTTACGGGGGGACGGTCTTCTTCTTCCTGTTGTTCCTTGCGCTGTCATTCGACACACTCTCGACACTACCTAAACGCGACATGCGGGCCAATATGACGCCGCAAATCGCCGAGGGCAAGAAGCTCTGGGAAACACACAACTGCATCGGTTGCCACACCCTTCTGGGTGAAGGTGCCTACTTCGCTCCGGAACTGGGTAACGTTATCGTTCGCTATGGCGACGAAGGCGTCAAGGCATTCATCCAGAGCCGTCCGAAAGAAGGTATCCCGGGTCGCCGCAGCATGCCTCAGTTCAATTTCACCGACGAGCAACTGAACGCCATCGTGGCCTTCCTGAAGCACGTCAATTCGGTCAACACCAACAACTGGCCACCTAACAGCCAGGGCTGA
- a CDS encoding Crp/Fnr family transcriptional regulator, whose protein sequence is MQGSHPINIEALLSHVPLFNGLDPEEIARFARGTREVHLSKGEILFHKGDPCNGFHLLVYGQVKLAFNSAQGNEKVVEIISQGQSFGEAVMFMEKPYIIYAQALTDCLLLHISKAVVFEDLQRNHKLCHKMLASMAMRLHKLINDVESYSLHSGKQRIIGYMLRELPEEEHDGMNVSITLPTNKGVIASRLNLTQEHFSRILHELTELGLIVVEGRKIHIPNATKLRQHE, encoded by the coding sequence ATGCAAGGCAGTCACCCGATCAATATCGAAGCCCTCCTCAGCCACGTCCCGCTGTTCAATGGACTGGATCCGGAAGAAATCGCCCGTTTCGCCCGGGGCACGCGCGAAGTTCATCTCAGCAAAGGTGAAATTCTCTTTCACAAGGGCGATCCGTGTAACGGCTTTCATCTGCTGGTTTATGGCCAGGTCAAATTGGCCTTCAACTCGGCGCAGGGCAATGAAAAAGTGGTCGAAATCATCAGTCAGGGGCAGAGTTTCGGCGAAGCGGTGATGTTCATGGAAAAGCCTTACATCATTTACGCCCAGGCCCTGACCGACTGCCTGCTGCTGCATATCTCGAAGGCCGTTGTTTTTGAAGATCTGCAACGGAACCACAAGCTGTGCCACAAAATGCTGGCCAGCATGGCCATGCGCCTGCATAAACTGATCAATGATGTCGAATCGTATTCGCTGCACTCCGGCAAACAACGGATCATCGGCTACATGCTGCGGGAATTGCCCGAGGAGGAGCACGATGGAATGAATGTTTCCATCACGCTACCGACCAACAAGGGCGTCATCGCGTCCCGCCTCAACCTGACGCAGGAACATTTTTCGCGCATCCTGCACGAATTGACCGAACTCGGCCTCATCGTGGTCGAAGGACGAAAGATTCACATCCCGAACGCCACCAAACTCCGTCAACACGAGTAA
- a CDS encoding cytochrome C oxidase subunit IV family protein, with protein MNALKNPAHRAWLVLMIATCITWYLGEVGAAGTWAIVAMLAIAFVKGRLVILDFMELREAPMMWRVLLEGWLILVSSLILLAYWMSLK; from the coding sequence ATGAATGCCTTGAAAAACCCGGCCCATCGCGCCTGGCTCGTCCTGATGATCGCCACCTGCATCACCTGGTATCTGGGTGAAGTGGGCGCCGCGGGCACTTGGGCCATTGTAGCCATGCTGGCCATCGCCTTCGTCAAGGGCCGGCTGGTGATTCTCGATTTCATGGAGCTGCGCGAGGCGCCTATGATGTGGCGCGTGCTACTCGAAGGCTGGCTGATCCTCGTTTCCAGCCTGATTCTGCTTGCTTACTGGATGTCTCTTAAATGA
- a CDS encoding cbb3-type cytochrome c oxidase subunit I, whose product MQYKSQAVAKPYFIAAIGLFVGQILFGLVMGLQYVLGDFLFPAIPFNVARMVHTNLLIVWLLFGFMGGTYFLIPEESETELFSPKLALLMFWVFLVAGAATILGYLLVPYATLAELTGNSLLETMGREFLEQPLPTKVGIVIVALVFLFNITMTVLKGKKTAISLVLLIGLWGLAVFFLFSFYNPANVVLDKFFWWWTVHLWVEGVWELILGSLLAFVLIKTTGVDREVIEKWLYVIVTMTLITGIIGTGHHYFWIGTPEYWQWWGSIFSALEPIPFFGMTVFAFNMVNRRRREHPNKAAVLWALGTGVMAFLGAGVWGFLHTLAPVNYYTHGTQITAAHGHLSFYGAYAMVNLMMISYAMPILRGRAANSNKSQVLEMWSFWLMTVAMVFITLFLTAAGILQVWLQRVSDSPLPFMVAQDKIALFYWMREWAGVAFLVGLIIYIASFFVGGEEKAA is encoded by the coding sequence ATGCAATACAAATCACAAGCGGTTGCAAAACCTTACTTCATCGCGGCAATCGGCCTGTTTGTCGGTCAGATCCTGTTCGGCCTGGTTATGGGCCTGCAGTATGTGCTCGGCGACTTCCTGTTCCCCGCCATTCCGTTCAACGTGGCCCGCATGGTCCACACCAACCTGCTCATTGTGTGGCTGCTCTTTGGCTTCATGGGTGGCACGTACTTCCTGATCCCGGAAGAATCTGAAACTGAACTGTTCAGTCCGAAACTGGCGCTGCTCATGTTCTGGGTCTTCCTGGTCGCTGGTGCCGCCACCATCCTTGGTTATCTGCTGGTGCCGTACGCGACGCTAGCCGAACTGACCGGTAACAGCCTCCTCGAAACGATGGGTCGCGAGTTCCTCGAACAGCCGTTGCCGACCAAGGTCGGGATCGTCATCGTGGCACTCGTGTTCCTGTTCAACATCACCATGACGGTGCTGAAGGGCAAGAAAACCGCCATTTCGCTGGTGCTGCTGATTGGTCTGTGGGGCTTGGCCGTCTTCTTCCTGTTCTCTTTCTACAACCCGGCGAACGTCGTTCTCGACAAGTTCTTCTGGTGGTGGACGGTGCACCTCTGGGTTGAAGGCGTATGGGAACTGATTCTGGGTTCCTTGCTGGCCTTCGTGCTGATCAAGACGACTGGTGTTGACCGTGAAGTGATCGAAAAGTGGCTGTATGTGATCGTCACCATGACCCTGATCACCGGCATTATCGGTACGGGCCACCACTACTTCTGGATTGGTACGCCGGAATACTGGCAGTGGTGGGGTTCCATCTTCTCCGCACTGGAGCCGATTCCGTTCTTCGGCATGACCGTGTTTGCCTTCAACATGGTAAACCGTCGCCGTCGCGAGCATCCCAACAAGGCTGCTGTGTTGTGGGCGCTCGGCACCGGTGTAATGGCTTTCCTGGGCGCTGGCGTGTGGGGCTTCCTGCACACCCTGGCTCCGGTCAACTACTACACGCACGGTACGCAGATCACTGCAGCTCACGGCCACTTGTCTTTCTATGGCGCCTACGCCATGGTCAACCTGATGATGATCTCCTACGCCATGCCCATCCTGCGCGGCCGTGCTGCCAACAGCAACAAGTCGCAAGTGCTGGAAATGTGGTCGTTCTGGCTGATGACCGTCGCCATGGTGTTCATTACCCTGTTCCTGACCGCCGCTGGCATCCTGCAAGTCTGGCTGCAACGCGTCTCCGATTCTCCGCTGCCCTTCATGGTCGCGCAGGACAAGATCGCGCTGTTCTACTGGATGCGTGAATGGGCCGGGGTAGCTTTCCTGGTTGGCCTGATCATCTACATCGCCAGCTTCTTTGTTGGCGGTGAAGAAAAGGCAGCATAA
- a CDS encoding type II toxin-antitoxin system Phd/YefM family antitoxin produces MIDQASENHQPILISGKRHNAVLVSADDWAAIQETMYLLSVPGMRESIREGLSTPVDECAKELDW; encoded by the coding sequence TTGATCGATCAAGCATCGGAAAACCATCAACCGATTTTGATCTCCGGGAAACGCCACAACGCCGTGCTGGTGTCTGCCGACGACTGGGCTGCCATTCAGGAAACCATGTATCTCCTGTCTGTTCCCGGCATGCGAGAGTCGATTCGTGAAGGGTTGTCGACGCCGGTCGATGAGTGCGCCAAGGAACTTGATTGGTGA
- a CDS encoding cytochrome c oxidase subunit 3 family protein: MTTVTLTIPEPGTKRLPGDLAIWFFILAEMLAFAVFFSAYAFARARNAELFNLYQQTLDRNLGALNTLLLITGSWFVVLAVQAAHRDDQKSISRNLLLGFLCGGGFLTVKIIEYSAKFGAGISMSTNTFYMFYISLTFFHFMHVILGMVILAVLWKQSRNGMYGTHNANGLESGAAYWHMVDLLWIVLFPLVYVMR, encoded by the coding sequence ATGACTACCGTCACGCTCACAATCCCCGAGCCCGGCACCAAGCGGCTGCCCGGCGACCTTGCCATCTGGTTTTTCATCCTGGCAGAGATGCTCGCCTTCGCGGTGTTTTTTTCCGCCTATGCCTTTGCCCGGGCGAGGAACGCCGAGCTGTTCAACCTCTACCAGCAGACGCTGGATAGAAATCTGGGGGCGCTGAATACCCTGCTGCTGATTACCGGCTCGTGGTTTGTCGTGCTCGCCGTGCAGGCGGCGCATCGCGACGATCAAAAATCCATCTCGCGCAACCTGCTGCTCGGCTTCCTGTGCGGCGGCGGCTTTCTGACGGTCAAGATCATCGAGTATTCGGCCAAATTTGGCGCCGGCATTTCGATGTCGACCAACACGTTTTACATGTTCTACATCTCGCTGACCTTCTTCCATTTCATGCACGTCATTCTCGGCATGGTGATTCTGGCTGTCCTCTGGAAACAGTCGCGAAATGGCATGTATGGCACCCACAATGCGAATGGTCTGGAAAGCGGCGCGGCTTACTGGCACATGGTCGATCTGCTGTGGATCGTTCTTTTCCCACTCGTTTATGTGATGCGCTGA
- a CDS encoding DUF4870 domain-containing protein, with amino-acid sequence MPLSDDDFGFEEEKAGQNLAVLAEALYLVNLLILPGIGFLLLVGLWFKYKDRAPPLARQHLKQTTFISLIGGMLIVTLSGLILGLGGLDWEWTWVTLILYFTCIHSTLVLLGMYALIKAMNGQMWRFPLIGPAVNGK; translated from the coding sequence ATGCCACTTTCGGACGATGATTTCGGCTTCGAGGAGGAAAAGGCCGGGCAAAACCTGGCCGTCCTCGCGGAAGCGCTGTATCTGGTCAACCTGCTGATTTTGCCGGGCATCGGCTTCCTGCTGCTTGTCGGCCTGTGGTTCAAATACAAGGACAGAGCCCCGCCACTGGCCCGCCAGCACCTCAAGCAAACCACCTTCATCAGCCTGATCGGCGGGATGCTGATTGTCACGCTGTCCGGGCTGATCCTTGGCCTTGGCGGTCTCGATTGGGAATGGACCTGGGTGACGCTGATTTTGTATTTCACCTGCATCCATTCAACGCTGGTGCTCCTTGGCATGTACGCGCTGATCAAGGCCATGAACGGGCAGATGTGGCGCTTCCCGCTGATCGGTCCCGCGGTCAACGGCAAATAA
- a CDS encoding Txe/YoeB family addiction module toxin, giving the protein MVILAENPFQNPPPYEKLIGDLAGAYSRRINIQHRLVYQVIEAEKTVKVLRMWSYYA; this is encoded by the coding sequence TTGGTGATTTTGGCTGAGAATCCGTTCCAGAATCCGCCGCCCTACGAGAAGCTGATTGGCGATCTGGCCGGGGCCTATTCGCGGCGCATCAATATTCAGCACCGTCTGGTCTATCAGGTGATTGAGGCCGAAAAGACGGTCAAGGTGCTCAGAATGTGGTCGTACTACGCGTAA
- a CDS encoding VWA domain-containing protein, producing the protein MEEFIGKLWHNWVTKTAAGHYPEAAVKMSEVEKTAGILFRAFGGDPGLKVAAATVEEHGARRRWMQRLAGSNERVAQGRRDAETLRLPPEIAAFPEKSLNRDLYLWLAALAASDVSPDQPWFVRNQIASREALDRYPGLNERYRRLVAAHLSGRIDPSALQADEAAQENAIRQALLQPGSVTALPPLYTVKSKPPQPVLLWLIGADTIETGANLADPNETLPREGSGGNTESAKDAHKAEQVETPDNKNPMLAMFRAESLPTWAEYVRVNRAYDDNEDPNARDAARDLDKLSLTRDGETAKSRVKFDLDLPSAAEDDTPIGPGISQPEWDYRKNVMQPAHCLIVPMIARDAGQAALPPELAATARKLRGQFAALAPQRRWLKGQPDGPELDVDSCVRNHADRASGHTPEAGGYLAQARCERDLACLLLADLSMSTDAPISDSHRIVDVIRDSLLLVSEALTATGDRFGIYGFSSLRRQNIRFHLLKDFNGKYDAAARARILAIKPGFYTRMGAAIRQSARILAEQPASRRLLLIITDGKPNDLDIYDSRYGIEDTRMAVHEARRLGLTPFCVTIDSEAGAYLPYLFGPAGFCVIRKPEELPSRLPLLYVQLTRQ; encoded by the coding sequence ATGGAAGAATTCATCGGCAAACTCTGGCACAACTGGGTCACCAAAACTGCCGCCGGCCATTACCCGGAAGCAGCGGTCAAAATGAGTGAGGTCGAAAAGACCGCCGGCATCCTGTTCCGCGCCTTTGGTGGTGACCCCGGTCTCAAGGTGGCCGCCGCCACCGTCGAGGAACACGGCGCCCGCCGGCGCTGGATGCAGCGTCTGGCCGGCAGCAACGAACGCGTCGCCCAAGGCAGGCGTGATGCCGAAACCCTGCGCCTGCCACCGGAAATCGCTGCCTTCCCGGAAAAGTCGCTGAATCGCGACCTCTATCTTTGGTTGGCTGCTCTTGCGGCCAGCGACGTTTCGCCCGATCAGCCGTGGTTCGTTCGCAACCAGATCGCCAGCCGTGAAGCACTAGATCGCTATCCCGGACTGAACGAGCGTTACCGCCGACTGGTCGCCGCGCACCTCTCTGGCCGAATTGACCCCAGCGCCCTGCAAGCCGACGAAGCAGCGCAGGAAAACGCCATTCGCCAGGCGCTGCTGCAACCGGGCTCAGTCACTGCCCTGCCGCCGCTTTATACCGTCAAGTCAAAGCCCCCGCAGCCGGTGTTGTTGTGGCTGATCGGCGCCGATACGATCGAAACTGGCGCAAACCTCGCCGATCCGAACGAAACGCTTCCCCGCGAAGGCAGCGGGGGCAATACCGAATCGGCCAAGGACGCGCACAAGGCGGAACAGGTCGAGACACCGGACAACAAAAATCCGATGCTCGCCATGTTCCGCGCCGAAAGTTTGCCGACATGGGCCGAATACGTCCGGGTCAATCGCGCCTACGATGATAATGAAGACCCGAATGCCCGCGATGCGGCCCGTGACCTGGACAAGCTGTCGCTGACACGCGATGGCGAGACGGCCAAGTCGCGCGTCAAGTTCGACCTGGATCTGCCCTCCGCCGCTGAAGATGACACACCGATCGGCCCCGGCATTTCGCAGCCGGAATGGGATTACCGCAAAAATGTCATGCAGCCGGCCCATTGCCTGATCGTACCGATGATTGCCCGCGATGCCGGACAAGCCGCATTGCCACCCGAGCTCGCCGCCACCGCCAGAAAGCTGCGCGGCCAGTTCGCCGCCCTCGCCCCGCAGCGCCGCTGGCTCAAAGGCCAGCCGGACGGGCCGGAACTGGATGTCGATTCCTGTGTGCGCAACCATGCTGACCGCGCCTCCGGCCATACGCCGGAAGCCGGCGGCTATCTCGCCCAGGCCCGTTGCGAACGCGATCTCGCCTGCCTGTTGCTGGCCGACCTGTCGATGTCCACCGATGCGCCAATTTCCGATTCACACCGTATCGTCGATGTCATCCGCGATTCGCTGTTGCTCGTCTCCGAGGCGTTGACCGCGACGGGTGACCGCTTTGGCATCTACGGCTTTTCGTCCTTGCGCCGCCAGAATATCCGCTTTCATTTGCTGAAAGACTTCAACGGAAAATACGATGCCGCCGCCCGCGCCCGCATCCTGGCCATCAAGCCCGGTTTCTACACACGTATGGGCGCAGCCATCCGCCAGTCAGCGAGGATTCTGGCCGAGCAGCCTGCCAGCCGTCGTTTGTTGCTGATCATTACCGACGGCAAGCCAAATGATCTTGACATCTATGATTCCCGCTACGGTATCGAGGACACGCGGATGGCCGTTCACGAGGCACGGCGGCTGGGTCTGACGCCCTTCTGCGTCACCATCGACAGTGAAGCCGGCGCCTACCTGCCCTATCTTTTCGGCCCGGCCGGCTTCTGCGTCATCCGCAAACCGGAGGAATTACCAAGCCGTCTGCCCCTTCTTTACGTGCAACTGACCCGTCAGTAA